One segment of Paraburkholderia bonniea DNA contains the following:
- the aceA gene encoding isocitrate lyase codes for MSRQQQAEQLQQQWATDPRWKGVTRSYSAADVVRLRGSVPVEHTLAKRGAQKLWELVRDEPFVNALGALTGNQAMQQVKAGLKAIYLSGWQVAGDANVAGEMYPDQSLYPANSVPLVVKRINNTLTRADQIQWSEGKNPGDEGYTDFFAPIVADAEAGFGGVLNAFELMKAMIEAGAAGVHFEDQLASVKKCGHMGGKVLVPTRENIAKLTAARLAADVCGTPTLLIARTDAEAADLITSDIDDNDKPFLTGERTIEGFYRTRPGLEQAISRGLAYSPYADLIWCETGKPDLEYARQFAEAIHKQFPGKMLSYNCSPSFNWKKNLDDATIARFQRELGAMGYKFQFITLAGFHALNYSMFNLAHGYARTQMSAFVEMQQAEFAAAEKGFTAVKHQREVGTGYFDAVTQTVERDASTTALHGSTEDEQFFERKIS; via the coding sequence ATGTCACGTCAACAGCAAGCCGAGCAACTCCAGCAACAATGGGCCACCGATCCACGCTGGAAAGGTGTCACACGCAGCTACAGCGCCGCCGATGTCGTTCGTTTGCGTGGCTCCGTGCCAGTCGAGCACACCCTCGCTAAACGCGGTGCGCAAAAGCTCTGGGAACTGGTGCGCGATGAACCCTTCGTCAATGCGCTGGGAGCCTTGACCGGCAATCAGGCCATGCAGCAGGTCAAGGCCGGGCTCAAGGCGATCTATCTGTCAGGCTGGCAGGTGGCGGGCGACGCCAATGTCGCCGGTGAGATGTATCCGGACCAGTCGCTGTACCCAGCCAATTCAGTGCCGCTGGTGGTCAAGCGGATCAACAACACGCTGACTCGGGCGGACCAGATTCAGTGGTCTGAAGGCAAAAATCCCGGCGACGAGGGTTACACCGATTTCTTCGCACCGATTGTCGCGGATGCCGAAGCAGGCTTTGGCGGCGTGCTGAATGCGTTCGAACTGATGAAGGCCATGATTGAAGCCGGTGCCGCAGGCGTGCACTTCGAAGATCAGCTGGCTTCCGTGAAAAAATGCGGCCACATGGGCGGCAAGGTTCTGGTGCCCACCCGTGAAAACATCGCCAAGCTCACTGCCGCACGCCTCGCGGCAGATGTCTGCGGCACACCAACCCTGCTCATCGCCCGCACCGACGCCGAAGCCGCCGACCTCATCACCTCCGATATCGACGACAACGACAAGCCGTTTTTGACAGGCGAGCGCACGATCGAAGGTTTTTATCGCACGAGGCCAGGTCTCGAACAGGCGATTTCACGCGGCCTGGCATACTCGCCCTATGCCGATCTGATCTGGTGCGAAACCGGCAAGCCAGACCTCGAATACGCGAGGCAATTTGCCGAAGCGATTCACAAGCAGTTTCCAGGCAAGATGCTGTCGTACAACTGCTCGCCGTCGTTTAACTGGAAGAAAAATCTCGACGATGCCACCATCGCCAGGTTCCAGCGCGAGCTGGGCGCGATGGGCTACAAGTTCCAGTTCATCACGCTAGCAGGCTTCCACGCACTGAATTACTCGATGTTCAATCTGGCACACGGCTATGCCCGCACGCAGATGAGCGCGTTCGTCGAAATGCAGCAAGCTGAATTTGCTGCGGCGGAAAAAGGCTTTACCGCCGTCAAGCATCAACGGGAAGTGGGCACCGGGTATTTCGATGCCGTCACGCAAACGGTGGAGCGCGATGCGTCAACCACCGCGCTGCATGGTTCGACCGAAGATGAACAGTTCTTCGAGCGGAAAATCTCCTGA
- a CDS encoding universal stress protein, translated as MFKHILVPTDGSDLSQKAIDGAIDLARTVGARITAYACLPQYPYASFSEVVIEPPVDFQARSENEARQHLRQIEDAAQLAGVACESVTSVHPAPYLGIIEAAEQRGCDVILMASHGRRGLGSLLIGSETQRVLTHTQIPVIVYR; from the coding sequence ATGTTCAAGCACATTCTGGTTCCGACGGATGGTTCTGATCTGTCACAAAAGGCGATTGACGGGGCGATTGATCTGGCGCGCACCGTGGGCGCGCGAATTACCGCTTACGCCTGTCTGCCGCAGTATCCGTATGCGTCGTTTTCTGAGGTGGTGATTGAGCCGCCGGTTGATTTTCAGGCACGCAGTGAAAATGAGGCGCGGCAGCATTTACGTCAGATTGAGGATGCGGCGCAACTGGCGGGTGTCGCTTGTGAGAGTGTCACGAGCGTGCATCCTGCGCCGTATCTGGGGATTATCGAAGCCGCTGAGCAACGCGGCTGCGATGTGATTCTGATGGCTTCGCATGGGCGGCGCGGGCTGGGCAGCCTGCTGATTGGCAGCGAAACCCAGCGTGTGCTGACCCACACTCAAATCCCGGTGATTGTCTACCGCTAG
- a CDS encoding LysR family transcriptional regulator, whose amino-acid sequence MDRFKQIETFVAVAARGSLSAAAQAEGVAPAIIGRRIDALEERLGVKLLLRTTRKLTLTFEGSAFLEDCQRIIHEMHNAEASVSAGGVKASGHLRVSAPAGFGRRHVAPLVPAFTAAHPDVSLTLDLSDRTVDLVNEGFDCAVRLGALPDSSLVSLRLGENRRVCVASPDYLARRGAPVTLADLAQHNCLALGASANQQRGWTFQHEGKTVSIKVSGTMECSDGAVLHEWCLGGYGLAWRSWWEVGSDIAAGRLVSVLDDFAAPPVGIHAVFPQRRHLPLRVRLLLDFLKHTYGRSGYWG is encoded by the coding sequence ATGGATCGTTTCAAGCAAATCGAGACTTTCGTCGCGGTCGCCGCCCGTGGCAGTTTGTCGGCTGCGGCGCAGGCCGAGGGCGTGGCACCGGCCATCATCGGGCGGCGGATCGACGCGCTGGAAGAGCGTCTGGGCGTCAAGCTGCTGCTGCGCACCACGCGCAAGCTCACCTTGACCTTCGAAGGCTCGGCGTTTCTTGAGGATTGCCAGCGCATCATTCACGAAATGCACAATGCCGAAGCCAGCGTGTCGGCCGGTGGCGTGAAGGCCAGTGGTCATTTGCGCGTGTCGGCTCCCGCAGGCTTTGGACGACGCCATGTCGCGCCGCTGGTGCCCGCGTTTACCGCTGCGCATCCTGATGTGTCGCTCACGCTGGATTTATCGGATCGCACGGTCGATCTGGTGAACGAAGGGTTTGATTGCGCGGTGCGTCTGGGGGCGTTGCCGGATTCGTCGCTGGTGTCGTTGCGCCTCGGAGAAAACCGCCGGGTGTGCGTGGCGTCGCCGGATTATCTGGCGCGCCGGGGGGCACCCGTGACACTCGCTGATCTGGCGCAGCATAACTGCCTGGCGCTGGGGGCCAGCGCCAACCAGCAACGCGGCTGGACTTTTCAGCACGAGGGAAAAACCGTGTCGATCAAGGTCTCTGGCACGATGGAGTGCTCTGATGGCGCAGTGCTGCACGAGTGGTGTCTCGGGGGCTATGGGCTGGCCTGGCGTTCGTGGTGGGAAGTCGGCAGCGATATCGCAGCCGGGCGGCTGGTTAGTGTGCTGGATGATTTCGCCGCGCCACCGGTCGGAATTCATGCGGTGTTTCCCCAGCGGCGTCATTTGCCACTGCGCGTGCGCTTGTTGCTGGATTTTCTGAAACATACATATGGCCGCTCCGGCTACTGGGGCTAA
- a CDS encoding haloacid dehalogenase type II — MSATTALVPKAIIFDAYGTLFDVHSVVAAAEQMFPGQGDALSQLWRHKQIEYTHLRTLADPAGTHYQPFWNITLDALRFAAHTLGLSLGHQGQKRLMDEYACLSAFPDALPALRQLRDTLPRHATGDSPRLALLSNGNPQMLDIAIKSSGMTGLFDHVLSADAVRAYQPAPAVYALGTQAFGGVPAREIVFVSSNGWNAAGAAWFGYTTFWINRQHASPEELGVTFHGTGQGMHDLSPFLQNFTFSSRSAGRSRSAATQARDSSQRQP; from the coding sequence ATGTCCGCCACCACGGCACTCGTGCCCAAAGCCATTATTTTCGACGCTTACGGCACGCTGTTTGACGTGCATTCGGTGGTGGCCGCGGCGGAGCAGATGTTCCCGGGCCAAGGTGACGCGCTCTCGCAGTTATGGCGTCACAAGCAAATCGAATACACCCATTTGCGCACGCTGGCCGACCCGGCTGGCACGCATTACCAGCCGTTCTGGAACATCACGCTCGACGCCCTCCGCTTCGCCGCCCACACGCTGGGCCTGAGCCTCGGGCATCAGGGGCAAAAGCGCTTGATGGACGAATACGCGTGCCTCTCGGCCTTTCCTGATGCCCTGCCCGCGCTGCGCCAGTTACGCGATACGTTGCCTCGCCACGCAACGGGTGATAGCCCAAGGCTCGCGCTGCTATCGAATGGCAATCCGCAAATGCTCGACATCGCCATCAAGAGCTCAGGCATGACCGGCCTGTTCGACCACGTGCTCTCAGCGGATGCCGTGCGGGCTTACCAGCCCGCACCCGCCGTCTATGCGCTGGGCACGCAGGCTTTTGGCGGCGTGCCCGCACGCGAGATCGTGTTTGTCTCATCCAATGGCTGGAACGCAGCGGGCGCAGCCTGGTTTGGCTACACCACGTTCTGGATCAACCGGCAGCACGCCAGCCCGGAAGAGCTCGGCGTGACATTTCATGGCACAGGCCAGGGGATGCACGATTTAAGCCCTTTTCTGCAAAATTTCACGTTCTCCAGCCGCAGTGCTGGCCGCTCACGTAGCGCTGCCACGCAGGCACGCGACAGCAGCCAGCGGCAACCCTGA
- the aceB gene encoding malate synthase A, with protein sequence MAHTLPQGMELTGDIKPGFETILTPEALAFVARLHRAFEPRRQALLTARNERTKRLDAGERPDFLTETQAIRESDWHIAPLPADLTCRRVEITGPVERKMIINALNSGADSYMSDFEDSNAPNWDNQITGHLNLKDAVRRTISLEQNGKSYRLNERTATLIVRPRGWHLDEKHVLIDSQRVSGGIFDFALYLFHNAKELLARGSGPYFYLPKMESHLEARLWNDIFIAAQEALGLPRGTIRATVLIETILAAFEMDEILYELREHSSGLNAGRWDYIFSAIKKFRNDKDFCLADRSQITMTVPFMRAYALQLLKTCHRRQAPAIGGMSALIPIKNDPAANEKAMSGVRSDKARDATDGYDGGWVAHPGLVPIAMEEFVKVLGDKPNQIGKQRVDVQVTAGDLLDFRPEAPITEAGLRNNINVGVHYLGSWLAGNGCVPIHNLMEDAATAEISRSQVWQWIRSPKGVLDDGRKVSAEMVSALIQQELGKITAVIAGDIRPYQRAAQIFETMSTSEKFADFLTLPLYEEI encoded by the coding sequence ATGGCGCACACACTGCCGCAAGGCATGGAACTTACCGGTGACATCAAACCCGGCTTTGAAACAATCCTGACCCCGGAAGCGCTGGCCTTTGTTGCCAGACTGCACCGGGCTTTTGAGCCGCGCCGTCAGGCCCTGCTCACCGCGCGTAACGAGCGCACCAAACGCCTTGACGCAGGCGAGCGGCCCGATTTTCTGACCGAAACCCAGGCGATTCGTGAGAGCGACTGGCACATCGCCCCGCTCCCCGCCGATTTGACCTGCCGCCGGGTTGAGATCACTGGGCCCGTCGAACGCAAAATGATCATCAACGCGCTGAATTCCGGCGCGGATTCGTACATGAGCGACTTCGAAGATTCGAACGCGCCAAACTGGGACAACCAGATCACCGGCCATCTCAATCTGAAAGACGCCGTCCGCCGCACGATTTCCCTCGAACAAAACGGCAAGTCGTACCGCCTGAACGAGCGCACCGCCACGCTGATCGTCCGTCCACGCGGCTGGCATCTCGACGAAAAGCATGTGTTGATCGACAGCCAGCGCGTTTCAGGCGGTATTTTCGATTTCGCCCTGTATCTGTTTCATAACGCCAAAGAACTGCTGGCGCGCGGCTCGGGGCCGTATTTCTATCTGCCAAAGATGGAAAGCCATCTTGAAGCACGCTTGTGGAACGACATTTTTATCGCCGCCCAGGAAGCGCTCGGCCTGCCACGCGGCACCATCCGCGCCACCGTGCTGATCGAGACCATTCTCGCGGCATTCGAAATGGATGAAATCCTGTACGAGTTGCGCGAGCACAGTTCGGGCCTGAACGCTGGACGCTGGGACTACATCTTCTCGGCCATCAAGAAGTTCAGGAATGACAAGGATTTCTGTCTTGCCGACCGCTCGCAGATCACGATGACAGTGCCGTTCATGCGGGCCTACGCGCTGCAATTGCTCAAAACCTGCCATCGACGCCAGGCACCCGCCATCGGCGGTATGAGCGCGCTGATCCCGATCAAGAACGATCCCGCAGCCAACGAAAAAGCCATGAGCGGCGTGCGCTCAGACAAAGCGCGCGACGCCACAGACGGCTACGACGGCGGCTGGGTGGCACACCCAGGCCTCGTGCCGATTGCAATGGAAGAATTCGTCAAGGTGCTGGGCGACAAACCCAACCAGATCGGCAAGCAACGCGTCGACGTGCAAGTCACGGCAGGCGATCTGCTCGACTTCCGCCCGGAAGCGCCCATCACTGAAGCAGGCCTGCGCAACAACATCAACGTCGGGGTTCACTATCTGGGTTCCTGGCTGGCGGGCAATGGCTGCGTACCGATTCACAACCTGATGGAAGACGCCGCCACCGCTGAAATTTCGCGCTCCCAAGTGTGGCAATGGATCCGCTCTCCGAAAGGCGTGCTCGATGACGGCCGCAAGGTCAGCGCAGAAATGGTCAGCGCGCTGATTCAGCAAGAGCTCGGCAAGATCACCGCGGTTATCGCGGGTGACATTCGCCCTTATCAGCGGGCCGCGCAGATCTTCGAAACGATGTCGACGTCTGAAAAATTCGCGGACTTCCTGACGCTGCCGCTGTACGAAGAGATTTAA
- a CDS encoding GNAT family N-acetyltransferase gives MPDPDGAFSATASPCLLRQARAEDFTFAEALTHDNMCGYYQRHRLDWRSDLFFASWRESENFILEVEHAPVGVLRITEENGSLHIRDLQIAPVYRRQGVGTWLLHVAHQWARERGLQTLQLRVFVDNPAAALYRRMGYRPVGPRLAQLGVIWHMSRRV, from the coding sequence ATGCCCGATCCAGACGGTGCATTTTCTGCCACTGCCTCCCCTTGCTTGCTGCGTCAGGCCCGCGCCGAAGACTTCACGTTTGCCGAGGCGCTGACGCACGACAACATGTGTGGCTATTACCAGCGGCATCGCCTCGACTGGCGTAGCGATCTGTTCTTCGCCAGTTGGCGTGAATCAGAGAATTTCATTCTCGAAGTGGAGCACGCTCCAGTCGGTGTGCTACGGATTACCGAAGAGAACGGCTCACTGCATATCCGGGATCTGCAAATCGCACCGGTGTACCGGCGTCAGGGCGTGGGAACCTGGCTGCTTCACGTCGCGCATCAATGGGCGCGTGAGCGAGGTTTGCAGACCCTGCAACTGCGCGTGTTCGTGGACAATCCTGCCGCAGCGCTGTATCGCCGCATGGGCTACCGGCCTGTTGGGCCACGGCTCGCGCAACTGGGGGTGATCTGGCATATGTCGCGCCGCGTTTGA
- the gltX gene encoding glutamate--tRNA ligase: MTTPVRTRFAPSPTGFIHLGNIRSALYPWAFARKMKGTFVLRIEDTDVERSTAVSVDAILEGMAWLGLDFDEGPFYQMQRMERYREVLRQMTEQGLVYPCYMSTQELDALREHQRLAGEKPRYDGTWRPEPGKTLPVPPAGVEPVLRFRNPLTGVVAWDDAVKGHIEISNEELDDLVIARPDGTPTYNFCVVVDDLDMRITHVIRGDDHVNNTPRQINILRALGAEPPVYAHLPTVLNEQGEKMSKRHGAMSVTGYRDAGYLPEAVLNYLARLGWSHGDAEIFSRDQLVEWFDLDHLGKSPAQYDHDKLNWLNSHYIKVADNERLTSLTRPFLVELGVDEAALAPGQGPDLVAVVALLKDRASTLKEIAENALMFYRTPQPDAEALAQHLSDVTRPALADLAAALKHAEWSKEGIAAALKATLATHKLKMPQLAMPVRLLVAGTTHTPSIDSVLQLFGREVAVGRIEQALS, from the coding sequence ATGACCACCCCTGTCCGCACCCGTTTTGCTCCGAGCCCGACTGGCTTCATTCACCTCGGTAATATCCGCTCCGCGCTTTACCCTTGGGCGTTCGCGCGCAAGATGAAAGGCACCTTTGTGTTGCGGATCGAAGATACCGATGTCGAGCGCTCTACCGCTGTGTCGGTTGACGCGATTCTTGAGGGCATGGCGTGGCTGGGTCTCGATTTCGACGAGGGCCCGTTTTACCAGATGCAGCGCATGGAGCGTTACCGCGAAGTGCTGCGGCAAATGACAGAGCAAGGGCTGGTCTACCCGTGCTACATGTCGACGCAAGAGCTGGATGCGCTGCGCGAGCACCAGCGCCTCGCGGGGGAGAAGCCCCGTTATGACGGCACGTGGCGTCCGGAGCCAGGCAAGACACTTCCCGTGCCGCCCGCAGGGGTCGAACCCGTGCTGCGTTTTCGCAATCCGCTGACGGGCGTGGTGGCCTGGGACGATGCAGTCAAAGGGCACATTGAAATTTCCAACGAAGAACTGGACGACCTCGTGATCGCCCGCCCGGATGGCACGCCGACGTATAACTTCTGCGTCGTGGTCGACGATCTTGATATGCGCATCACACATGTGATTCGCGGTGATGACCACGTGAACAACACCCCGCGCCAGATCAATATCTTGCGAGCGCTGGGAGCCGAGCCGCCGGTGTATGCGCATTTGCCGACTGTGCTGAATGAGCAGGGCGAAAAGATGAGCAAGCGTCATGGCGCGATGAGCGTCACGGGATACCGCGACGCGGGTTATCTGCCAGAAGCCGTGTTGAACTATCTGGCGCGTCTGGGCTGGTCACATGGGGATGCTGAAATTTTCTCGCGGGACCAACTGGTTGAATGGTTTGACCTGGACCATCTGGGCAAATCGCCCGCGCAATACGATCACGACAAGCTCAACTGGCTGAATAGCCATTACATCAAGGTCGCTGATAACGAGCGTTTGACGAGCCTGACGCGGCCATTTTTAGTTGAACTGGGGGTGGATGAAGCGGCGCTGGCACCCGGTCAGGGCCCTGATCTGGTTGCGGTGGTGGCCTTGCTGAAAGACCGGGCGTCGACCTTGAAAGAAATCGCTGAAAACGCGCTGATGTTCTACCGCACGCCACAACCTGATGCTGAAGCACTGGCACAGCATTTGAGCGACGTCACGCGTCCCGCGCTGGCTGATCTGGCGGCAGCGCTCAAGCATGCTGAATGGAGCAAGGAAGGGATCGCGGCGGCGCTCAAGGCAACGCTGGCTACGCACAAGCTGAAGATGCCGCAACTGGCGATGCCCGTCCGGTTGCTGGTTGCGGGCACCACGCATACGCCATCCATCGACAGCGTGCTGCAGCTTTTTGGCCGCGAGGTTGCGGTAGGGCGGATCGAGCAGGCGTTGAGCTGA
- a CDS encoding patatin-like phospholipase family protein: MMCAPPAAYALAAQHQATSVCFVSPLENSLKSSPAGTTSRRAFSFAAASAVASAVLSACSFTRSPSNSSNSVNPANPTGQASAELPPAKASGTPASGNKPPRAIRIGLALGGGAARGFAHIGVIKALEARNIPLDLISGTSAGSVVGALYASGMSGLTMNRLALKMDEAAISDWAMPFRTRGFLQGIALQNYLNATLNNRPLEKMLKPLGVVATDLKTGQPILFQRGNTGVAVRASCSVPSIFEPVKIGGREYVDGGLVSPVPASFARKMGADFVIAVDISARPESALTQSSFDMLMQTFTIMGQTIKTYELDKYADIVIRPNLAAMSGSDFSQRNAAILAGEEAVAKIMPELQRKLAASRAS; encoded by the coding sequence ATGATGTGCGCGCCGCCCGCTGCATACGCCCTCGCGGCACAGCACCAGGCTACTTCTGTTTGTTTTGTTTCGCCGCTGGAGAATTCGTTGAAATCATCCCCTGCTGGTACTACCAGCCGCCGCGCGTTTTCATTCGCGGCCGCTTCTGCTGTCGCGTCTGCGGTATTAAGCGCGTGCAGCTTCACCCGCTCACCTTCTAATTCTTCTAATTCCGTTAATCCGGCTAACCCAACTGGTCAGGCCAGCGCCGAGCTGCCCCCAGCCAAAGCCAGTGGCACGCCCGCCAGCGGCAACAAACCGCCGCGCGCCATCCGCATTGGCCTGGCGCTCGGCGGCGGCGCGGCTCGTGGCTTCGCCCATATCGGTGTCATCAAGGCGCTGGAAGCACGCAATATCCCGCTTGATCTGATCAGCGGCACCAGCGCCGGGTCAGTCGTGGGCGCGCTGTACGCGTCGGGCATGAGCGGCCTCACGATGAACCGGCTCGCACTCAAGATGGATGAAGCGGCTATTAGCGACTGGGCCATGCCCTTTCGCACGCGCGGCTTTCTACAGGGCATTGCGCTGCAAAACTATCTGAATGCGACGCTCAATAACCGGCCGCTGGAAAAGATGCTCAAGCCGCTCGGCGTCGTCGCCACCGATCTGAAAACCGGCCAGCCAATTTTGTTCCAGCGTGGCAATACCGGGGTGGCAGTGCGGGCTTCGTGCAGCGTGCCGTCGATCTTTGAACCCGTGAAAATTGGCGGCCGTGAGTATGTTGATGGCGGCCTGGTCAGCCCGGTACCCGCTTCATTCGCACGCAAGATGGGAGCGGACTTCGTCATCGCCGTCGATATTTCAGCCCGGCCTGAAAGCGCGTTGACGCAAAGCTCGTTCGATATGCTGATGCAGACCTTCACGATCATGGGCCAAACCATCAAGACCTACGAACTCGACAAATACGCCGATATCGTGATCCGCCCCAACCTGGCCGCAATGAGCGGTAGCGACTTCAGTCAGCGCAATGCCGCAATCCTCGCTGGCGAAGAAGCCGTGGCCAAAATCATGCCGGAATTACAGCGCAAGCTGGCCGCCAGCCGGGCGAGTTAA
- a CDS encoding C40 family peptidase → MQSKYLTKTCVRVVAGMFFSVLIAATPSAFADEVNNFSQSAAYSSAPGLDASPSSSSFLSNASSATSGSSGSGARSFLSGMAGKAGDVVVGALGMIGVRYRWGGNTPDSGLDCSGFVRYVFQDTLGMALPRRAEEMSRVGEKIRMSELQPGDLVFFNTMRRTFSHVGIYIGDNKFVHSPSTGSTIRVDELDSGYWEKRFTGARRIETAFPEAQDLRQRVNATIRRSQ, encoded by the coding sequence ATGCAGTCAAAATATCTGACTAAAACTTGTGTTCGTGTAGTGGCTGGGATGTTTTTTAGCGTGTTGATAGCCGCAACTCCCAGTGCTTTCGCCGACGAAGTCAACAATTTCAGCCAAAGCGCAGCATATTCATCGGCCCCTGGGCTGGATGCTTCGCCTTCTTCAAGTTCTTTCCTCAGCAATGCGAGCAGCGCCACCTCTGGCAGCAGCGGCAGTGGCGCACGTTCGTTTCTGTCTGGCATGGCTGGCAAAGCGGGCGATGTCGTGGTGGGTGCGCTGGGGATGATCGGCGTGCGTTACCGCTGGGGCGGCAACACACCTGATTCAGGTCTGGATTGCAGCGGTTTTGTCCGCTATGTGTTTCAGGACACGCTTGGCATGGCGTTACCGCGCCGCGCTGAAGAAATGAGCCGCGTGGGCGAGAAGATCCGGATGAGCGAGCTTCAGCCTGGTGACCTGGTGTTCTTCAACACGATGCGCCGCACGTTTTCGCATGTCGGCATTTACATTGGGGATAACAAGTTCGTGCATTCGCCTTCTACGGGCAGCACGATTCGCGTGGATGAGCTCGATAGCGGCTACTGGGAAAAGCGTTTTACTGGTGCGCGCCGGATCGAAACCGCGTTTCCAGAAGCCCAGGATTTACGTCAGCGCGTGAACGCTACGATTCGCCGTAGTCAGTAA
- a CDS encoding ABC transporter ATP-binding protein, which translates to MNTARISGSTPLLELDHLRVNFGSTVALNEVTLAIGHGERVALVGESGSGKSVTALAILRLLHDAQIQGAIRFNGTDLLSQSEREMRALRGAEIAMIFQEPMSALNPLYTIGAQIAETIVLHDGVSLAEACRRAVALLARTGIADPGQRVNSYPHQLSGGQRQRAMIAMALACRPRLLIADEPTTALDVTIRAQIVELLLELQRDEAQQRGMAVLLITHDLNLVRRFAQRVAVMEQGVLVESGTVEQVFTAPQHPYTRRLLQSHPERAVQPVAPGAPVLLEARDVSVEFRTRLPGLQGWWRTGRFSALERVSLSVREGETLGIVGESGSGKSTLALALLGLQRTAHGTLEFQGRALASYRGRAQTLLRSTMQVVFQDPFSSLSPRQTIEQIVGEGLALHQPQLSKQARRERVMQLLGEVGLDSAALQRYPHEFSGGQRQRIAIARALVLEPRLLILDEPTSALDVSIQQQVLKLLQRLQQKYNLAYVFISHDLEVIRAMAHRVVVMQNGLIVEAGEVEQIYAAPTHAYTRKLLAAGLGR; encoded by the coding sequence ATGAACACCGCTCGGATATCAGGCAGCACGCCTTTACTGGAACTCGATCATCTGCGGGTGAACTTTGGCTCGACCGTGGCGCTGAACGAGGTCACGCTGGCGATCGGGCACGGTGAGCGGGTCGCGCTGGTGGGGGAGTCCGGTTCGGGCAAGAGCGTGACGGCGCTGGCCATTCTCCGGCTACTGCATGACGCGCAGATACAAGGCGCGATCCGCTTTAACGGCACGGATTTGCTGAGCCAGAGCGAGCGCGAGATGCGCGCGCTGCGCGGCGCTGAAATAGCGATGATCTTCCAGGAGCCGATGAGCGCGCTCAATCCGCTGTATACGATTGGCGCGCAGATCGCGGAAACCATCGTGCTGCACGACGGCGTGTCACTGGCTGAAGCCTGCCGCCGCGCAGTGGCATTGCTGGCGCGCACGGGCATTGCCGATCCCGGCCAGCGCGTGAACAGCTATCCGCATCAGCTTTCGGGCGGCCAGCGTCAGCGCGCGATGATTGCGATGGCGCTGGCGTGCCGCCCGCGTTTGCTGATCGCCGATGAGCCGACCACCGCGCTGGACGTGACGATCCGGGCGCAGATCGTCGAGCTGCTGCTGGAGCTGCAACGCGACGAAGCACAACAGCGCGGCATGGCGGTGCTGCTGATTACCCATGACCTGAATCTGGTGCGCCGCTTTGCCCAGCGGGTGGCGGTGATGGAGCAGGGCGTGCTGGTTGAAAGCGGAACCGTGGAGCAGGTTTTCACCGCGCCACAGCATCCGTACACCCGGCGCTTGCTGCAGAGCCATCCTGAGCGCGCGGTACAGCCAGTGGCACCCGGCGCGCCAGTGTTGCTTGAGGCTCGTGATGTTTCGGTCGAATTCCGCACTCGCTTGCCAGGTTTGCAGGGCTGGTGGCGCACGGGACGTTTCAGCGCGCTTGAGCGGGTCAGCCTTAGCGTGCGCGAAGGCGAGACGCTCGGCATCGTGGGCGAATCCGGTTCTGGCAAATCAACCCTGGCGCTGGCCTTGCTGGGGCTGCAGCGCACGGCACATGGCACGCTTGAATTTCAGGGACGGGCGCTGGCGAGCTACCGGGGGCGTGCGCAAACGCTGCTGCGCTCAACCATGCAGGTGGTGTTTCAGGACCCGTTTAGTTCACTGTCGCCACGCCAGACTATCGAGCAGATCGTAGGTGAAGGGCTGGCCTTGCATCAGCCGCAGCTCAGCAAACAGGCGCGGCGCGAGCGGGTGATGCAACTGCTGGGCGAGGTGGGGCTGGATAGCGCGGCGCTGCAACGCTATCCGCATGAGTTTTCCGGAGGGCAGCGCCAGCGCATTGCGATTGCCCGGGCCTTGGTGCTGGAGCCACGTTTGCTAATCCTGGATGAGCCTACGAGCGCGCTGGATGTGTCGATCCAGCAGCAAGTGCTCAAGCTGCTGCAACGGCTGCAGCAGAAATACAACCTGGCCTACGTCTTTATTAGCCATGACCTGGAGGTTATCCGGGCGATGGCGCATCGCGTCGTCGTGATGCAAAACGGCTTGATTGTCGAGGCCGGGGAGGTTGAGCAGATTTATGCTGCACCGACGCATGCCTATACCCGAAAACTCCTCGCGGCAGGCCTTGGGCGGTGA